From the genome of Bacillus oleivorans, one region includes:
- a CDS encoding CBO0543 family protein: protein MNTVKQSKKSSLRSSPKRSYSVKRNKLSGYGSTLLFASLLGTYLDLYFVGKQFYQFPVRPFPEIFSINIGFTLVGLPLFTFFFLYFSDTMTSFKRFVFMVMMSLLMAIFEKLAEGFGFFNHSDQWKHYYSSIGYFLFMLLIWRFYRWRRS, encoded by the coding sequence ATGAATACTGTGAAACAATCGAAAAAATCGAGCTTGCGATCCTCGCCAAAAAGGTCATATTCCGTTAAGAGAAATAAACTTTCAGGATATGGTTCAACCCTTTTATTTGCATCTTTGCTTGGTACATATCTTGACCTTTATTTTGTCGGAAAACAATTCTATCAATTTCCAGTAAGACCCTTTCCAGAGATTTTTTCAATTAACATTGGTTTTACGCTTGTTGGCCTTCCTTTATTTACTTTTTTCTTTCTTTATTTTTCAGATACAATGACCTCATTTAAAAGATTTGTGTTTATGGTAATGATGAGTTTATTGATGGCTATTTTTGAAAAGCTGGCAGAAGGGTTTGGATTCTTTAATCATAGTGATCAATGGAAGCATTATTATTCTTCTATAGGATATTTTCTGTTCATGTTGTTGATTTGGAGATTTTATAGGTGGAGAAGGAGTTAA
- a CDS encoding DUF2515 domain-containing protein, which translates to MNKINLFNSHSFTEIKIELKKKQKSPAIPDILGLSDEDRVLINQIKEETNRLNVNNVTRTQAYLKFYLAHPEIHWAFLGHMVSRNGGWNMTDLKGDFLSNLLSEKERKAFFSFLERGNWLIFQDVYPQFLLYEESLRQNKRLFHLLPHFNVSTFMETIWNQFWKYGDPYKLAIALVINEQSYLEKRVVQNPVYKKSVLDTLEFMLQDLLSLNHILFPYFEHRKNETKAALIGQTLRHFSSLHERILLGKRLYSLLFDNKRRLQKIVNWAASHPHTGSRKDYWPHLFHDVRESLPGFLYKKRIRNCQLRKGERPIYSPKLIYAWKDVAHTEAEIGDWFNDWRVIHYLIRENCETDGEIMDEYCETIEKIELAILAKKVIFR; encoded by the coding sequence ATGAATAAGATAAATCTATTTAACTCACATTCTTTTACAGAAATTAAAATTGAGTTAAAGAAGAAACAGAAATCACCGGCTATTCCGGACATTCTTGGATTATCTGATGAAGATCGTGTTCTAATTAATCAAATAAAAGAGGAAACTAATAGGTTAAATGTAAACAATGTGACAAGAACACAAGCCTACCTAAAATTTTATCTGGCCCACCCAGAGATTCATTGGGCATTTTTAGGGCATATGGTATCGAGAAATGGCGGCTGGAATATGACGGATTTAAAGGGGGACTTTCTTTCTAATCTGCTTTCCGAGAAGGAGAGGAAGGCATTCTTCTCATTTTTAGAACGAGGAAACTGGCTTATATTTCAGGATGTTTATCCCCAGTTTTTATTATATGAAGAAAGTCTGCGGCAGAATAAACGTCTTTTTCACCTGCTTCCTCACTTCAATGTCTCTACTTTCATGGAAACGATATGGAATCAATTTTGGAAGTATGGAGATCCATATAAATTAGCCATTGCTCTGGTTATTAATGAACAATCCTACTTGGAAAAAAGAGTCGTACAAAACCCAGTTTATAAAAAAAGTGTTTTAGATACGCTTGAATTTATGCTTCAAGATCTTTTAAGTCTCAATCATATTCTTTTTCCATATTTTGAACATCGGAAAAATGAAACGAAAGCAGCATTGATTGGTCAAACCCTTCGTCATTTTAGCTCTTTACATGAACGGATTTTATTAGGAAAACGTTTATATTCACTCCTCTTTGACAATAAGAGAAGATTACAAAAAATAGTGAACTGGGCAGCATCTCACCCCCATACAGGATCACGAAAAGACTACTGGCCTCATCTATTTCATGATGTTAGAGAATCTTTGCCCGGATTTTTATATAAAAAAAGGATTAGAAATTGCCAGCTGCGAAAAGGGGAGAGGCCAATTTATAGTCCCAAACTTATCTATGCCTGGAAGGATGTTGCCCATACAGAAGCTGAAATTGGTGATTGGTTTAATGACTGGAGAGTGATTCATTACTTAATTAGAGAAAACTGCGAAACAGATGGAGAGATTATGGATGAATACTGTGAAACAATCGAAAAAATCGAGCTTGCGATCCTCGCCAAAAAGGTCATATTCCGTTAA
- a CDS encoding MMPL family transporter, protein MGREFFRYLGRLTYRYRWAIAAFWALLFIFTSIYAQRLPDMLKESGFTPEGSESDLGFESLEEELGMSPSTLNLIYTSNHLDLTEESETARIIESLENLKTQPYITNIQVNPTPRLTEEKGIQSVIVKINLNNQESLEVYPELREMITAPQGMELFIDGGTATLYEIQQATKHDLVKAELIGIPIALIVLLIIFGTVGAALLPVFVGMVSVSVTLGTTYFISYHFDVSNFLPNIVMMLGLALGIDYALFVVSRFREELKRHRSVESAVARTMEKAGHSVFFSGFAVLIGMFGMLFIRLPIMYSLCLGGVLIVLMSVLVSSTLLPALLGIFGHSINRLQVFPALQKKLGNSTLWRRIAFGVMKRPAFLTIFISLILILLMTPIANMKLGVPTAEVLPPSYESRMGSDLFDQHYDNKEASPIYIVVKTPESAAEEDSILLINEYEKTISKINGIQEVRSFLDTFENQSAEMIAGLLQTDETRENLERRNLLRGEFALLTAIPAHDPNSPQASDLVEQLRNVKTESLETYVTGHSALRFDMLNRIYEGLPFLILFIMTVTYLTLLYAFKSVLIPLKAVLMNVLSLGASLGIVVIVFQNGWFAEALQITSTGYVNLVMPVTIFSIVFGISMDYEVFLISRIMEEYEKTGDNDRSTAEGLQKTGGLITSAALILMTVVGSFIFTNIEITKALGVGLFCAVFIDATIIRIIVVPALMKMLGHANWWAPRWLFGR, encoded by the coding sequence ATGGGAAGAGAATTTTTTAGATATTTGGGGAGGCTGACATATCGTTATCGCTGGGCTATTGCTGCATTTTGGGCATTGCTTTTCATCTTTACCTCGATTTATGCCCAACGGCTGCCCGACATGCTAAAGGAAAGCGGGTTTACACCAGAAGGAAGTGAATCTGATCTAGGCTTTGAAAGTCTTGAGGAAGAGCTTGGGATGTCACCCTCCACATTAAATCTGATATATACAAGTAATCATTTGGATCTGACAGAGGAATCAGAAACAGCAAGAATCATAGAATCCCTTGAAAATCTAAAAACACAGCCATACATAACGAATATTCAAGTTAACCCCACACCGCGTCTAACCGAAGAAAAAGGAATCCAATCTGTTATTGTAAAAATCAACCTAAATAATCAGGAGTCACTTGAAGTATATCCGGAATTAAGAGAAATGATTACAGCTCCGCAGGGTATGGAATTGTTTATCGATGGGGGAACAGCAACCTTGTATGAAATACAGCAGGCAACGAAACACGACTTGGTGAAGGCGGAACTAATCGGAATTCCCATTGCCTTGATTGTTTTGCTTATAATATTTGGAACTGTGGGCGCTGCCTTGCTTCCGGTCTTTGTCGGGATGGTCAGCGTATCGGTCACTCTTGGAACTACTTATTTCATCTCTTACCATTTTGATGTATCTAACTTTCTCCCCAATATTGTGATGATGCTCGGACTAGCCCTGGGGATTGACTATGCACTATTTGTGGTCAGCCGTTTTCGTGAAGAATTAAAACGCCATCGTTCAGTGGAATCAGCTGTGGCGAGGACAATGGAAAAAGCTGGACATTCCGTCTTTTTTTCAGGATTCGCCGTACTGATTGGAATGTTTGGCATGCTTTTTATTAGGCTGCCGATCATGTATTCCCTCTGTCTCGGGGGAGTCTTAATCGTATTGATGTCGGTTTTAGTTTCAAGCACTCTTTTGCCTGCTTTGCTTGGAATTTTTGGACATTCCATTAATCGTCTGCAGGTATTTCCTGCCCTTCAGAAAAAGCTGGGGAATTCAACTTTATGGAGAAGAATTGCTTTTGGCGTGATGAAGCGCCCCGCTTTTTTGACAATATTCATTAGTCTCATTCTGATTTTGCTGATGACTCCAATTGCGAATATGAAGCTGGGAGTCCCAACAGCTGAAGTACTTCCTCCCTCTTATGAATCAAGAATGGGCTCAGACTTGTTCGACCAACACTATGACAACAAAGAAGCAAGTCCAATCTATATCGTGGTTAAAACACCTGAATCTGCAGCAGAGGAAGACTCAATTCTGCTCATTAATGAATATGAAAAGACCATTTCGAAAATAAATGGTATTCAGGAAGTAAGAAGTTTTTTGGATACATTTGAGAATCAATCTGCAGAAATGATTGCAGGTCTGCTGCAAACAGATGAAACAAGAGAAAACCTCGAACGCAGAAACCTCCTTCGAGGCGAGTTTGCTCTTTTAACCGCCATACCTGCCCATGATCCAAACAGCCCACAAGCTTCCGACCTAGTGGAACAGCTGCGTAATGTAAAAACAGAATCATTGGAGACATATGTTACGGGACATAGCGCTCTTCGTTTCGACATGCTGAACAGAATTTACGAAGGGCTTCCTTTTTTGATTTTATTTATCATGACTGTGACCTATTTGACTTTGCTTTATGCTTTTAAATCAGTATTAATTCCTTTAAAAGCTGTCTTAATGAATGTTCTTAGCCTTGGCGCCAGCCTTGGAATCGTTGTCATCGTTTTTCAAAATGGCTGGTTTGCCGAAGCATTGCAAATTACGTCAACTGGCTATGTCAACCTCGTCATGCCCGTTACCATTTTCAGTATTGTCTTTGGGATATCAATGGATTATGAAGTTTTTCTTATTTCAAGGATTATGGAGGAATACGAAAAAACGGGAGACAATGACAGGAGTACGGCTGAGGGGCTGCAAAAAACCGGCGGGCTAATCACCAGTGCAGCTTTAATTCTGATGACAGTAGTTGGCTCGTTTATTTTTACTAACATCGAAATAACGAAAGCACTTGGAGTCGGATTATTTTGCGCTGTATTTATTGATGCTACCATTATCAGGATTATTGTCGTCCCTGCTCTGATGAAAATGTTAGGACATGCCAACTGGTGGGCACCGAGGTGGTTATTCGGAAGGTAG
- a CDS encoding DUF4253 domain-containing protein produces MDWKKLFGFGNKHKNEIMSDQIAKEIGFTEEVIHIIKASVSSSLQPLIINELYNEGETRTAGISFMTPEDKAEKVVVDLQSRLKQMGYLVFICERDFGNERKSMCKVGIIKGHDQFEILKVQQTNGDNYDISNEDVSAKLREWNDRYPFNMIGADYDWVEAIFSELPADQQMKSFAQEIYEFCPDVVDQGTETIEALIEEMRRTNKLFLWWD; encoded by the coding sequence TTGGATTGGAAGAAGCTTTTCGGATTCGGAAACAAACATAAAAATGAAATAATGAGTGACCAAATTGCAAAAGAAATTGGATTTACTGAAGAAGTCATACATATTATTAAGGCGTCTGTCAGCAGCAGCTTGCAGCCATTAATCATAAATGAATTATATAATGAGGGTGAAACAAGAACAGCAGGGATTTCATTTATGACCCCTGAAGACAAAGCTGAAAAGGTAGTCGTTGACCTTCAATCTCGCCTAAAACAGATGGGGTACTTAGTTTTTATATGCGAAAGAGACTTTGGTAACGAAAGAAAGAGTATGTGTAAAGTTGGAATCATAAAAGGACATGACCAATTTGAAATTCTAAAAGTCCAGCAAACAAATGGCGATAATTATGATATTAGTAATGAAGATGTTAGTGCAAAATTAAGGGAATGGAATGATCGTTATCCTTTTAACATGATCGGTGCTGATTATGACTGGGTTGAGGCGATTTTTTCAGAGCTCCCGGCGGACCAGCAAATGAAATCCTTTGCACAAGAAATATACGAATTTTGTCCGGATGTTGTGGACCAGGGGACTGAAACTATCGAAGCTCTAATTGAAGAAATGAGAAGAACAAATAAGCTTTTTTTATGGTGGGATTAA